Proteins from a single region of Heterodontus francisci isolate sHetFra1 chromosome 27, sHetFra1.hap1, whole genome shotgun sequence:
- the LOC137384867 gene encoding uncharacterized protein isoform X7, with translation MKLRVENMSSSPPSPSCNQPCSPSWNAVSRSEIFQTVSLASGQFTQEILPILQQAFLDSSSGSYFQYNQVTLVNNTKLLDQYNACRQDMEGKGYSKEELAECFAFLLFETEDQAKSVCQKGLQIGSSNITTLGDPLKGVYLCKYSDFLHPTPWYHGKCGYILIFKILKGRVKSMIENYTADLTSPSVGYNCHVSINSDTVSSITSHFQAFELTQYYVYEFGQCHVLQCPRQIYPYAIVAFQYCDNKCIMTRSAEIDILVPEIQAVEYYPWKGQLINKDKVISVALKSNGSPLMPVILPTKLKIEYIMNIGELKHKLPRAVFERKNYKLKEVCLEGFYCSWYELVEYTEGKAPQLGPLIDEMREKNLAIVKCLNDQGLLILFTDSVSSSTRGSSKSIHNVVQAVFIFKAPRISHLKEINRVTRTQGSSLFKNRITPLLPGIGYAVTKALKSPGAPVIPRNKLVEDHLVEYFKMTPELSTSSNVTADRGPPITARAALNKGEPLIPGDCQRTTISQLSPYFTDPASYILPVSTILKLQEKCLKLCLNSGARHKVLCHSHALEPKPPNAALPREKRISKPRMVQGKDSVPMSLPAVSTPPWHGMKCRATARSQTNGELCKTVGRANPVSTPTLSMAVSKGANKVKKKAARPLLASVSNKLGAKAQMLGTFRSLSCAASSGAASAASKSQGCSTRSQSARNNKRTLVQSGKGISTEPPTPTHMNKKKIKAAGVPSTMDSKRGSATGKAVGSCKGTEKIATEKLTKQRGQTVCVTGVNTEQVTRYGVCTWNIVENAFVDDEPASLHPPSSGTGSSRLSAKKTPEMASPVSQEGVETNIGETDALNILADLAISSSITAVAKPKQKYTMVSHQASGMSASNKTGSVGNSRQLNHCPNLLANRSDCSPNRELWVQNIMPFVAESHQEGSSEFSESQPSNSAASRSLASLSCVASAFSNRKTSHVRNSHTRVPKELAHRSLTTPHSSRALGDHSYSRPPRDREPTCLAVANPVLSEKETEVCQYTSLHAERYPAALHVQNTIHTSLSQPEVGSKDEERTLVGRVLPFRREDTCWTNVTNSTPDPQKNNIAMGKYGQRADYTLADSTQSRFDEEFQQSRSIHEEKDTVIVTFQWKGPYLFQWDSKYTNDSLEKSVNRALHGPWDPTVQETMKEVKLILHMWIGLFYTKSSMMLQTSMRQVQEHTETPDPAAAGGDLHEELARVGEAAFSESGSESATSEKLQTAGVIISSVIKRIEKKSNLVTSCDTNIPFGRETLPCASSQPEVECPLDSDCAIINDTKDPEPQNSSGGLTLTAHIAAEEDCEQESTNDFCAARLENESQEQNLNQRLTPLSVVESQSSSAQPSTCPFSVADESRSANNVDDLVIENGQVGIIRQSSVIREVFGIQLPVQEPSQSEENTNSSNVGASGSCQKPIDSNENRLQTKWFDHPTASEDIENTSCTEDLGTIKDTFATERHVPQDKLGGVNLVDAALQSFPFAKDVLSNNNTVNTSESSNVITYNYSRSLGSSNPLDNTAGPLVQGSTCSYVENRTDIQLLRDGTETHRKTTSVEKMLGWVEITSNSDPEFPDKLKCMSPGDECRSQIKLQAISSQNCVENQSVLQKQKEFKMVNHGNNFNTASEKSNCGREVSKESAFTPGDLSEGSVIEIQTDARDFSENKKVPRISLNGSSRKRKRKRKAYREKLQCLSDTDSEHGNFREKWSTGSGHLQMRNVDLNYFPHGFEENNMVEEMSDSDAPAPPVIKILDPFGRLNVYQNFTVTAEAQQKPDRPFTSERTTRTFCNWQKKCFSTSAVQYLGQWNWNARCSSNISPIQKILDLEYINFSRNLNHLVNRANTAPYTSFVSSSRDGNKTALRRKNIQRVSSGRVIGRRNPLTVTISCQKTNQSNGGRLYNETQKPHWTNREDATWQQEGFAFYKPKNYANFMNSHKRLSSQIHVMSCHSVEPADRVPSKQHCTGEKGSLFADELLNVKHKEYEELQGDGRKRTDPFLCLVSELCSDLHQNLNEVVKESWKGTYKFYVSETNSDPFFKEIKEFLRKEGHEEIGPLDLSMIQPPHSGRVLIVIRNEDISAHLHQIPHLVALKQRHCVQFAGVDNPGDIKDQTFQELLSSGGFVVSDGTVLNDVTPVQALNPSFLLCMTVEGYGAITGKWR, from the exons aaaTTTTTCAAACGGTTTCCCTTGCCTCCGGCCAGTTCACACAAGAAATACTTCCAATCTTGCAGCAGGCGTTCTTAGACTCTTCATCTGGGAGTTACTTTCAGTACAACCAAGTGACATTAGTGAATAATACGAAACTTCTAGATCAG TACAATGCCTGTCGACAGGATATGGAGGGGAAAGGATATAGTAAAGAGGAACTTGCTGAATGCTTCGCTTTTTTACTGTTTGAAACAGAAGATCAG GCAAAATCTGTCTGCCAAAAAGGATTGCAGATCGGGAGCAGTAACATCACAACTCTAGGAGATCCATTGAAGG GAGTATATCTTTGTAAATATTCAGACTTCCTTCATCCCACACCATGGTACCATGGGAAGTGTGGCTATATTCTCATTTTTAAAATACTTAAG GGTAGAGTGAAGTCTATGATTGAAAACTACACAGCAGATTTGACCAGTCCATCCGTTGGTTACAACTGCCATGTTTCCATCAACAGTGATACAGTGTCTTCCATAACCAGCCATTTTCAAGCCTTTGAACTGACACAG TATTATGTGTATGAGTTTGGACAGTGTCATGTTCTTCAGTGCCCAAGACAAATTTATCCGTATGCTATTGTAGCATTTCAGTACTGTGACAACAAGTGCATCATGACCAGGTCAGCAGAGATTGACAT TCTTGTTCCTGAAATTCAAG CAGTGGAGTACTATCCTTGGAAAGGACAACTTATCAACAAAGACAAAGTGATCAGTGTCGCTCTGAAGTCGAATGGCAGTCCATTGATGCCTGTTATTTT ACCAACAAAGCTTAAAATTGAATATATTATGAACATTGGTGAACTGAAACACAAGTTGCCACGAGcagtttttgaaagaaaaaattacAAACTTAAAGAAG tttgtttggaaggtttCTATTGCAGCTGGTATGAACTGGTGGAATATACAGAAGGAAAAGCTCCTCAGCTGGGTCCTTTAATAGACGAAATGAGGGAAAAGAACTTG GCAATTGTAAAATGCTTAAACGATCAGGGGCTACTGATATTGTTCACTGATTCTGTTTCCAGTTCTACCAGAG GAAGCAGCAAGTCTATTCACAATGTGGTACAAGCTGTGTTCATTTTCAAAGCACCAAGAATTTCTCACCTTAAAG AAATTAATCGGGTGACCCGCACACAAGGTAGCTCACTTTTCAAGAATAGGATAACTCCACTTCTTCCCGGTATTGGCTATGCTGTGACAAAAGCTCTGAAATCCCCTGGTGCTCCGGTGATTCCACGGAACAAATTGGTTGAGGATCACCTCGTTGAATACTTTAAAATGACTCCAGAGCTATCCACAAGTTCCAATGTTACCGCAGACAGGGGCCCTCCAATTACTGCCCGTGCTGCATTAAACAAAGGAGAGCCACTTATTCCTGGAGACTGCCAGAGAACGACAATCTCCCAACTTTCTCCTTACTTTACTGACCCTGCAAGCTACATACTTCCTGTATCAACCATCTTGAAACTTCAGGAGAAGTGTCTCAAGTTGTGTCTAAACTCTGGTGCCAGGCATAAGGTCTTGTGTCATTCTCATGCTTTGGAACCAAAGCCCCCTAACGCTGCGCTCCCACGCGAAAAACGGATTTCTAAACCCAGAATGGTTCAAGGAAAAGATAGCGTGCCTATGAGCTTGCCTGCAGTGAGTACGCCTCCATGGCATGGAATGAAGTGTAGGGCTACAGCACGGAGCCAAACAAATGGAGAACTGTGCAAGACTGTGGGAAGAGCTAATCCAGTCAGCACACCAACTCTGTCTATGGCAGTTAGTAAAGGTGCTAACAAAGTGAAAAAGAAGGCAGCTCGGCCATTGCTTGCCAGTGTATCAAACAAACTGGGTGCCAAAGCGCAAATGTTGGGAACCTTCAGAAGCCTCAGTTGTGCAGCCAGCAGTGGGGCAGCCAGTGCGGCTTCAAAGAGTCAGGGATGTTCCACAAGGTCGCAGTCTGCTCGCAATAATAAAAGGACTCTGGTTCAGTCGGGTAAAGGTATCTCCACGGAACCGCCTACCCCAACGCACATGAACAAAAAGAAAATTAAAGCGGCAGGAGTGCCTTCTACAATGGATTCCAAACGAGGCTCAGCTACAGGAAAAGCAGTCGGGAGCTGCAAAGGCACAGAGAAGATTGCGACGGAAAAGCTGACCAAACAACGTGGTCAAACTG TTTGTGTTACAGGAGTAAACACGGAGCAGGTTACGAGATATGGAGTCTGTACCTGGAACATTGTGGAAAATGCCTTTGTTGATGATGAGCCTGCCTCCCTGCATCCCCCGTCGTCAGGCACTGGTTCAAGTAGGTTAAGTGCAAAGAAAACTCCAGAGATGGCAAGCCCGGTATCACAAGAAGGTGTTGAGACCAATATAGGAGAAACAGATGCACTAAATATTCTTGCTGATCTTGCAATTAGTTCTTCTATCACAGCAGTAGCAAAACCTAAACAGAAATACACTATGGTGTCGCACCAGGCATCTGGAATGTCTGCTTCCAATAAGACTGGTTCTGTTGGGAACAGCAGGCAATTAAATCATTGTCCTAATTTGCTTGCCAATCGCAGTGATTGTTCGCCTAATAGAGAGTTATGGGTACAAAACATAATGCCATTTGTAGCAGAAAGCCACCAAGAAGGAAGTAGCGAGTTCTCTGAAAGTCAGCCATCCAATTCTGCTGCATCTCGGAGTTTAGCAAGTCTTTCTTGTGTAGCCTCAGCTTTCTCTAACCGCAAAACGTCGCATGTGCGTAATTCTCACACTAGAGTACCTAAGGAGTTGGCTCACCGATCTTTAACGACCCCTCACAGTTCTCGCGCCTTGGGAGACCATTCATATTCTCGGCCACCGAGGGATAGAGAACCCACGTGCTTAGCTGTTGCTAACCCTGTGCTGTCTGAGAAGGAGACTGAGGTGTGTCAGTACACATCACTGCATGCAGAGAGATACCCGGCTGCATTGCATGTGCAAAACACGATCCATACTTCGCTGTCGCAGCCTGAggttggttccaaggatgaggaaagaACATTAGTTGGAAGAGTGCTACCTTTCAGACGTGAAGACACGTGTTGGACAAATGTTACAAATTCTACACCAGATCCACAGAAGAATAATATTGCAATGGGAAAATATGGTCAGAGAGCCGATTATACCTTGGCTGATTCAACACAGAGCAGGTTTGATGAAGAGTTCCAACAGTCTCGCAGCATACATGAGGAAAAGGACACCGTAATTGTGACATTTCAATGGAAAGGACCATATTTGTTCCAGTGGGACAGCAAGTATACCAATGATTCACTAGAGAAATCTGTGAATCGGGCTCTACATGG GCCTTGGGATCCGACTGTCCAAGAGACCATGAAGGAAGTGAAGCTTATCCTTCACATGTGGATTGGACTTTTTTATACCAAATCTAGTATGATGCTGCAGACCTCAATGAGGCAGGTACAggaacacactgagactccagacCCTGCTGCTGCTGGAGGAGATTTACATGAAGAGCTGGCGAGAGTTGGAGAGGCTGCCTTTAGTGAAAGTGGTTCTGAGTCAGCAACATCAGAAAAGCTGCAAACGGCAGGAGTAATTATTTCATCTGTAATTAAGAGGATTGAGAAGAAATCAAATCTTGTCACTTCTTGTGACACCAACATACCATTTGGTAGAGAAACGCTCCCTTGTGCCAGTTCTCAACCAGAGGTAGAATGTCCACTGGACAGTGATTGTGCCATCATTAATGATACAAAAGATCCAGAACCACAAAATTCTAGTGGTGGTCTTACACTCACTGCACACATTGCTGCTGAGGAG GACTGTGAACAGGAATCCACAAATGACTTTTGTGCTGCTAGATTAGAAAATGAGAGCCAGGAGCAAAATCTGAATCAGAGATTAACTCCATTATCAG TAGTGGAGAGCCAGTCTTCCTCAGCGCAGCCTTCAACATGCCCATTTTCTGTTGCGGACGAGTCAAGAAGTGCGAATAACGTAGATGATCTTGTGATTGAAAATGGTCAGGTGGGAATCATTCGACAATCTTCCGTTATTAGAGAAGTATTTGGTATTCAGTTGCCAGTGCAGGAGCCATCTCAGAGTGAAGAAAACACAAACTCGAGCAATGTAGGTGCTTCAGGAAGTTGTCAAAAGCCGATTGACTCCAATGAGAACAGACTTCAGACCAAATGGTTTGATCATCCCACTGCTTCAGAGGATATTGAAAATACATCATGCACAGAAGACTTGGGAACCATCAAAGACACGTTTGCAACTGAAAGACATGTGCCACAGGATAAGTTAGGTGGGGTAAACCTTGTTGATGCTGCTTTGCAAAGCTTTCCTTTTGCAAAAGATGTACTAAGTAATAATAACACTGTAAACACTTCAGAATCTTCAAATGTCATCACATACAACTATAGCCGGTCTTTGGGTTCCAGCAATCCATTGGACAACACAGCTGGGCCGTTGGTGCAAGGAAGCACTTGCTCTTATGTTGAAAATCGTACTGATATACAGCTGCTCAGAGATGGTACAGAAACACATAGGAAGACAACCAGTGTTGAAAAGATGCTGGGATGGGTAGAGATTACAAGCAATTCTGATCCTGAATTTCCAGATAAATTGAAATGCATGTCCCCAGGTGACGAATGTCGAAGCCAGATAAAACTTCAAGCCATCTCTAGTCAAAACTGTGTGGAAAACCAGAGTGTTCTGCAAAAGCAGAAGGAATTTAAAATGGTGAATCATGGCAACAACTTTAACACAGCTTCTGAAAAATCTAATTGTGGCCGTGAAGTTTCCAAAGAATCTGCTTTTACCCCTGGAGACCTTTCAGAAGGTTCAGTTATTGAAATTCAGACAGATGCTAGAGACTTTTCTGAAAACAAAAAAGTgcctaggattagtctaaatggaagTAGTCGGAagaggaaaagaaaaagaaaagcatACAGAGAGAAATTACAGTGTCTTTCCGATACAGATTCAGAACATGGAAATTTCCGAGAGAAATGGAGCACAGGAAGTGGGCATCTGCAGATGAGAAATGTTGACTTGAATTATTTCCCACATGGCTTTGAAGAAAATAATATGGTAGAGGAGATGAGTGACAGCGATGCCCCTGCACCTCCAGTTATTAAAATCCTGGATCCTTTTGGCAGACTGAATGTCTACCAAAACTTCACTGTAACTGCAGAGGCGCAACAGAAACCTGATAGGCCATTTACATCCGAAAGGACCACCAGGACGTtttgtaattggcaaaagaaatgcTTCTCCACGAGCGCAGTTCAATATTTAGGACAGTGGAACTGGAACGCAAGATGTTCTAGCAATATCAGTCCGATTCAGAAAATTCTAGACTTGGAGTATATCAATTTTTCTCGGAATCTTAACCATTTGGTGAATAGAGCAAATACCGCACCATATACAAGTTTCGTCTCATCTTCAAGGGATGGAAATAAAACAGCTTTGAGGAGGAAGAATATCCAAAGAGTTTCCAGTGGGAGAGTAATTGGGAGGAGAAACCCGTTGACTGTGACGATATCATGCCAAAAGACTAACCAAAGCAATGGGGGGCGCTTGTATAATGAAACTCAAAAACCACATTGGACTAATAGAGAAGATGCTACCTGGCAACAAGAAGGTTTTGCATTTTACAAACCTAAAAATTATGCAAATTTCATGAATAGTCACAAAAGGCTGAGCAGTCAAATTCACGTCATGAGTTGTCATTCTGTTGAGCCAGCAGATAGGGTGCCAAGTAAACAACACTGTACTGGGGAGAAAGGGTCCTTGTTTGCTGATGAGCTGTTAAATGTAAAGCATAAGGAATATGAAGAGCTTCAGGGTGATGGGAGGAAAAGAACTGATCCATTTCTGTGCCTAGTATCTGAGCTATGCAGTGACTTGCACCAGAATTTGAATGAAGTTGTAAAGGAATCGTGGAAAGGCACTTACAAGTTTTATGTCAGTGAAACAAATTCTGATCCATTCTTTAAGGAAATTAAG